A region of the Candidatus Nanosynbacter lyticus genome:
AAGTCGTTTCTTCACCCTCGGTGCTAAGACGAATAGTGCCGTAATTAAATATCGTCTGGATAATCCCCGACTGTCGGAAACTAGCATCCTCAATACTACCCAGGCTCACCGTCTGCTCACGTCGAGAAAACAGGCTTTCTTGGATTTCCTGAATGACACTTTCATTAGTCATGAAGAATTGATTCTGTAGATATATCCATAGAGATACCGCGCCGCCAAGCACTACAAGACCAATAAGCAGCATCGCTACACCAAAAATATCAGTGACGGAAGGCATAATTGGCAGGATTGAATCGCGAGCAATTGACGGATAAAACAGCACGAATATCATAATTATCACTACCAAAAAAATTGAAACTATCGCTGGAATCAACATGCCAATTGGATGACGCTTAATATCTAAAATTACGTACTCACCCTCGCTTAAATTAAGATTTGGATATTGCTGAACTGACTTTTCATGTTTCTTTTTCAGCTCATCGCTAATAGTAAAAGGCTTTGGATCAATCTCGCGCGCTACATGCACAACTTGCGGCTCATTAGCGTATTGACTGCGCAATCGCGGATCAAAATTCTCCCCATCAATAATTCCTGGACGCGTCGTTACATGAGAGTTTGTTTGCGCCACCACCGGAGCTGGTCTGCCAGTCTGAGGCGGGTGATGATAAAGCGGGCGGCCGTCAGCATCATAAGCTACTGGCTGCGTCAAATCTTCCGATGGTGTTTGCGGATTCATGACAATATTATAACATACCCTCTTCGGTATATTCGACTTAACTAATCTAATAATTTTACCTATTTTTCAGATGTCGCTTTGCTTTAACGGTAACTCGCCGACCACGTGGCGTACGCTCAATGAAGCCAATTTGCAGCAAATACGGCTCGTAAAAATCCTCAATCGTCGTCGCTTCGTCACCAGTCAGAGCGGCAATGGTCGTTAGCCCCACGGGATTATCACCATAATTTTCCAGGATTGATTGCAGTAAATTACGGTCAGCTGGGTCTAATCCCAGCTCGTCTACTTCCAACATTTCCAAGGCGCTCGCTGTTGTTTTTACATCAATTATGCCATCGCCGTTCACATCGGCATAATCGCGTACGCGCTTGAGCAGACGGTTGGCGATGCGCGGCGTCAAGCGAGCCCGCGTCGACAACAAGTTCGCTGCTTCATGCCGAATCGATGACTCCAGGATGGCTGCACTCCGCGTCACAATTTTAGCGATGTCCTCTGGCTCATAAAATTCCAATCGATAAATATGTCCAAATCGATCACGCAGCGGCGCTGCCAGACTACCCGTCCGCGTTGTTGCGCCGATGACCGTAAATCGCGGCAGATCTAACCGAATCGACCGAGCCGCCGGCCCTTTGCCGATGACGATATCCAGCTTGAAATCTTCCATGGCCGAATATAAAATCTCTTCCACCGCCCGACCGAGCCGATGAATTTCATCAATGAACAAAATATCGCCGTCAGCCAAATTGGTCAAAATTGACGCCAAATCGCCAGCTTTTTCAATGGCTGGGCCGCTTGTAATACGCAAATTTGTCCCCATCTCATTGGCGATCACCGTCGCCATGGTTGTCTTACCCAGCCCTGGCGGGCCATAGAGCAACACATGATCCAGTGGCTCACTACGCTTCTTGGCTGCGTCAATCGCCAAGCGTAAGTTGCGCTTCAACCGCTCCTGACCAACATACTCGCTAAAACTCTGCGGACGTAAACTAACTTCAATCCGCTGCTCCTCGGCATCATCGCTATGTGAGCTAGTGTCGACTATTCTCTCAATTGCCATACACTAATTATATCATTTGTAGTACAATAGGGGTGTCTACATCTAGAGCCAAGCGTTTTGAACGCATTGTTTACGTGCATAATGGGCAGCCGTTATCGAGCGTAAACTTGCGTTCTAGGTGTAGACAGCCAAATTTAACGGCTGTCCTTTTTGTTGGACGGCACATCTCATAGGAGGGGACGATGAATACAAGCGAGAAAAAACCAGTTTTTAAAAAGGCTTGGTTTTGGGTAATTATTGTTATCATTGCGATTGGAGCATACAGCGCATCGCAACAGAACAAAGCCACTGTCGTCAATACAAACAATAATAACGCTACTTCGGAAAATAAACCAACCGAAAAGACCACTTTCAAAGTTGGCGAAACTATCGCTTTTGATGGCAAGGAAGTAACAATCAAGTCAATTGATCGCAATTGGGACTCTGGCAATCAATTCATTAAAGCTAGCGATGGCAAAGAATATATTAAAGCAAATGTTTCAATCGTTAACAAATCAAATAGAGAATTATCTTTCAACACATTTGATTGGAAAGTTGAAGATGCAAACGGTGCCATTGAAGGACCAAGTGGTACAGCCTTCACTGCAAGTGATAGCCTGGGGTCTGGCAACTTGGCAGTCAATGGTAAAAAAGAGGGTTCTGTTATTTTTGAGGTTGCAAAAGACTCAAAAATTAAAATTCATTACCAACCATCGTTCTGGTCAAATAAGAAAATTATTATTGAACCATAAAAAATCTAATTAACATTATGAGGACGCTATGCCTTTAGCGTCCTTTTCTATATTTACTATCGCTTCAATGCCTCAGTCACCCGCTGTGCTGTTGGCAGATTGACATCAACATTTTCCAGTGCTTTAGTAGCATCAGCCAAAGTGTAGCCTAACGCCATTAACGCTTCCAGTGCCTCGTCAGAGGTGTTTAGTTCAGTCTGAACTGGTGCATCCG
Encoded here:
- a CDS encoding DUF4352 domain-containing protein, coding for MNTSEKKPVFKKAWFWVIIVIIAIGAYSASQQNKATVVNTNNNNATSENKPTEKTTFKVGETIAFDGKEVTIKSIDRNWDSGNQFIKASDGKEYIKANVSIVNKSNRELSFNTFDWKVEDANGAIEGPSGTAFTASDSLGSGNLAVNGKKEGSVIFEVAKDSKIKIHYQPSFWSNKKIIIEP
- a CDS encoding PH domain-containing protein, yielding MNPQTPSEDLTQPVAYDADGRPLYHHPPQTGRPAPVVAQTNSHVTTRPGIIDGENFDPRLRSQYANEPQVVHVAREIDPKPFTISDELKKKHEKSVQQYPNLNLSEGEYVILDIKRHPIGMLIPAIVSIFLVVIIMIFVLFYPSIARDSILPIMPSVTDIFGVAMLLIGLVVLGGAVSLWIYLQNQFFMTNESVIQEIQESLFSRREQTVSLGSIEDASFRQSGIIQTIFNYGTIRLSTEGEETTYRFHFVANPREQIAIINNAIEDFKNGRPVDD
- the ruvB gene encoding Holliday junction branch migration DNA helicase RuvB, which translates into the protein MAIERIVDTSSHSDDAEEQRIEVSLRPQSFSEYVGQERLKRNLRLAIDAAKKRSEPLDHVLLYGPPGLGKTTMATVIANEMGTNLRITSGPAIEKAGDLASILTNLADGDILFIDEIHRLGRAVEEILYSAMEDFKLDIVIGKGPAARSIRLDLPRFTVIGATTRTGSLAAPLRDRFGHIYRLEFYEPEDIAKIVTRSAAILESSIRHEAANLLSTRARLTPRIANRLLKRVRDYADVNGDGIIDVKTTASALEMLEVDELGLDPADRNLLQSILENYGDNPVGLTTIAALTGDEATTIEDFYEPYLLQIGFIERTPRGRRVTVKAKRHLKNR